The following coding sequences are from one Dreissena polymorpha isolate Duluth1 chromosome 8, UMN_Dpol_1.0, whole genome shotgun sequence window:
- the LOC127842326 gene encoding nicotinamide/nicotinic acid mononucleotide adenylyltransferase 1-like isoform X3 has protein sequence MSPVMDSYGKKELESSKHRCAMVSLALKSAKWVRLDTWETEQTSWMRTRLVLDHHQQMLDNQSNMAALVKEAPSKKRRKDKQNEEVITNCDNKEACEPEQAPVQLKLLCGGDLLESFAVPGLWADEDIEEIVGKYGLVCITRNGSDPRKFIYESDILTRHQDNIHIVTEWITNEVSSTKIRRALRRNESVKYLVQDTVIEYIKEHGLYGTGDNRYNEKKSDSPMSDIMEYLDSPSLQNETITIVTSDTPSKSPKKLISAEKIQIANSPVPMSPRRLESPIKLPKLTSRSASPRRMMEDADPEGERSNSPKTPQHQPCLTDIGTLVRRVRNVRVSFTPETRVFAYAATETCV, from the exons GAACTGGAATCCTCCAAACACAGATGTGCCATGGTTTCTCTAGCCCTCAAGTCTGCAAAATGGGTCAG ACTGGATACATGGGAGACAGAGCAGACGTCGTGGATGCGAACGAGGCTTGTACTAGACCACCACCAGCAGATGCTTGACAACCAGTCCAACATGGCAGCCCTCGTCAAGGAGGCACCATCAAAAAAGAGGAGGAAGGACAAACAGAACGAAG aagtgataACCAACTGTGATAACAAGGAGGCATGTGAGCCGGAGCAGGCCCCGGTACAACTCAAGCTGCTCTGTGGGGGAGACCTGCTGGAGTCCTTTGCTGTACCCGGTCTGTGGGCAGATGAAGAT ATTGAAGAAATAGTGGGGAAGTACGGACTGGTGTGCATCACGCGGAATGGCTCGGACCCACGCAAGTTCATCTACGAGTCTGACATTCTCACAAGACACCAG GATAACATTCACATAGTGACAGAGTGGATAACAAACGAAGTGAGCTCTACCAAGATCAG gAGAGCACTTCGAAGAAATGAAAGTGTGAAATACTTGGTACAAGATACAGTTATAGAATACATAAAAGAGCACGGACTGTATGGCACCGGCGATAA TCGCTACAATGAGAAGAAGTCTGATTCACCGATGTCCGACATCATGGAATACCTTGACAGTCCAAGTCTCCAGAATGAAACCATCACCATAGTAACCAGTGACACACCTTCCAAGTCACCAAAAAAGTTGATTTCAGCGGAGAAAATCCAAATCGCAAACTCACCTGTTCCAATGTCGCCCAGACGCTTGGAAAGTCCAATCAAGCTCCCAAAGTTGACCTCGCGATCTGCGTCACCAAGACGCATGATGGAGGATGCAGATCCGGAAGGGGAAAGGTCGAATTCACCGAAGACGCCCCAGCATCAGCCCTGTCTGACTGATATTGGGACACTCGTTCGTAGAGTAAGAAATGTACGTGTAAGCTTTACGCCTGAGACGCGTGTTTTTGCCTACGCTGCTACTGAGACCTGTGTTTAG